From one Chlamydiifrater phoenicopteri genomic stretch:
- the pheT gene encoding phenylalanine--tRNA ligase subunit beta — MLRTKDCNNHFPCPTLLILQQDLPSCRAEPLKLLPLYILSRKISYQKRLQAMLIPLQALQRYFSSPISLKEILRACDIIGIEATISESKEKSFSDVVAVKILEVRPHPDAEKLRVATVSDGESLTQVVCGASNCREGIITAFAKVGATLTSSEGATYKIKKSKIRGVESFGMCCSTEELGIAAENSSEGILELPSDTPLGEDLSIILGSVSLELSLTPNLGHCASLLGVAREIAFALGKTLITPQEWNFSPFPTLLCPSFDRADEDACPLFAFAEITGIANIPSPKGLQETLTKLGQKPTNAIVDITNYIMLGLGQPLHAYDRRFVDTDSLSVSKLNSSQSITTLQNEELLLPESTLVIKDKEKTLAIAGVIGCKSSSIQDSTESIVLEAAYFSPQTISKSISLTGLQTEASYRFSRGVDPKNVLPALYAAIHLILDIFPQAKVKHVYVLENSPYEAKFVYLRTFQVNRLLGTSLDQKECCLRLERLGFQVVKKEEDRIVVEVPSYRHDITTETDLIEELFRAVGFHSIAHTQSSVATSKVREAYPPLYSLNRQLVHSLTGFGLLEFYTEDLLAPASAELYPKTESNIHLSGSKSSLLLRPSLFPGLLSCAANAFNRRHNSFRGFEIGKVYDKINERYQEKEVLGLILGGEPSPNSWMPTDKKLSFFSIKGLIEKLLCDLGISIPLDVDPSDSPLFHPFQQGLLRVKKTDLGIIGSVHPKYLRKAGISQPVLFAEIFLDKLLKLLPKEHVSYKPVSPFPSSFRDVTLPVPDKIPSSTLVKKLLSLNSKWLESVTVVSIYRDSKSIDSNVRNISLRLTFRGNTKTLSNQEVDEEYNLLITSLHQQLERE, encoded by the coding sequence TCCCATCTCTTTAAAAGAAATCCTGCGAGCCTGCGACATCATCGGTATAGAAGCCACCATATCAGAAAGCAAAGAAAAATCCTTCTCCGATGTTGTTGCCGTCAAAATTCTAGAGGTCCGTCCACATCCTGATGCAGAAAAATTGCGGGTGGCCACAGTTAGTGATGGAGAATCTCTTACCCAGGTTGTATGTGGGGCTTCTAATTGCCGTGAGGGTATAATTACAGCTTTCGCAAAAGTTGGCGCTACTTTGACCTCTTCTGAAGGAGCTACCTACAAAATAAAAAAATCTAAAATTCGCGGAGTAGAATCCTTTGGCATGTGTTGTTCCACAGAGGAACTAGGTATCGCTGCAGAAAATTCTTCTGAAGGAATTTTAGAACTGCCCAGCGATACCCCATTAGGAGAAGATCTTTCTATTATCTTGGGCAGCGTAAGTCTTGAATTATCTCTCACTCCTAATTTAGGACACTGTGCCTCCCTGCTAGGAGTTGCTAGAGAAATAGCCTTCGCTCTAGGAAAAACTTTAATAACTCCCCAAGAATGGAATTTCTCTCCCTTCCCTACCTTACTATGCCCCTCTTTTGACCGAGCAGATGAGGACGCTTGCCCTCTCTTCGCCTTTGCAGAAATCACAGGTATAGCCAATATCCCCTCCCCAAAAGGACTTCAAGAAACACTAACAAAATTAGGACAAAAGCCCACCAATGCAATTGTAGATATCACTAACTACATTATGCTTGGGTTGGGCCAACCGTTACATGCTTACGATCGAAGATTCGTTGATACCGACTCTTTGTCTGTTTCCAAACTAAATTCTTCTCAAAGCATAACCACATTACAAAATGAAGAACTTCTTTTGCCTGAATCTACGCTCGTCATTAAGGATAAGGAAAAAACTCTTGCCATTGCCGGTGTGATCGGTTGCAAATCCTCGTCTATTCAGGACTCCACAGAGTCTATAGTTCTCGAAGCCGCCTACTTCTCTCCGCAAACAATTAGTAAGTCTATATCTTTAACAGGACTACAGACAGAAGCCAGTTACAGGTTTTCTAGAGGCGTCGATCCAAAGAACGTTCTACCAGCACTTTATGCCGCCATTCATCTTATCCTAGATATCTTCCCTCAAGCTAAAGTGAAGCATGTCTATGTGTTGGAAAATTCTCCTTACGAAGCAAAATTTGTCTATCTACGAACATTTCAAGTCAATCGTTTACTAGGCACCTCTCTAGATCAAAAAGAATGTTGTTTGAGACTCGAACGCCTTGGATTCCAGGTCGTTAAGAAAGAGGAAGATAGAATAGTTGTCGAAGTCCCTTCCTACCGTCACGACATCACAACAGAAACAGACCTCATTGAAGAACTTTTTCGTGCTGTAGGTTTTCACTCTATCGCGCACACCCAAAGCTCTGTCGCCACCTCTAAAGTACGCGAAGCCTACCCCCCTCTCTACTCTTTAAATCGTCAACTTGTTCACTCCTTAACAGGATTTGGTCTGCTGGAATTTTACACAGAAGACCTATTAGCACCAGCCTCCGCGGAACTCTATCCAAAAACAGAATCTAACATTCATCTCTCTGGATCAAAAAGCTCTTTATTATTAAGACCTTCTTTGTTCCCTGGCCTGTTATCCTGTGCTGCAAACGCTTTTAATCGCCGGCACAACTCCTTCAGGGGATTCGAAATTGGAAAAGTTTATGATAAAATCAATGAGCGTTACCAAGAAAAAGAAGTTCTAGGACTCATACTAGGAGGAGAACCTTCCCCTAACTCTTGGATGCCTACCGACAAAAAACTATCCTTTTTCTCAATAAAGGGCTTGATAGAAAAACTTCTCTGCGATTTAGGTATAAGTATTCCACTAGATGTAGACCCTTCTGACTCACCCCTTTTTCATCCATTCCAACAAGGCTTGTTAAGAGTAAAAAAAACGGATTTAGGAATTATTGGTTCCGTGCATCCCAAGTATTTAAGAAAAGCAGGCATCTCTCAGCCGGTACTTTTTGCCGAAATTTTCTTAGATAAACTTCTAAAACTACTTCCCAAAGAACATGTTTCTTACAAACCTGTTTCTCCTTTCCCTTCATCGTTTAGAGATGTTACTTTGCCCGTTCCAGATAAAATCCCTTCGTCTACTTTGGTGAAAAAACTTTTGTCTCTAAACTCTAAATGGCTTGAAAGTGTCACGGTCGTCAGTATATACCGTGATAGTAAGAGTATTGATAGCAACGTTAGAAATATTTCCTTGCGATTAACCTTCCGAGGAAATACAAAAACATTGTCTAATCAAGAAGTCGATGAAGAATATAATTTATTAATCACTTCGTTGCACCAACAACTCGAAAGAGAATAA